From a region of the Cucumis sativus cultivar 9930 chromosome 6, Cucumber_9930_V3, whole genome shotgun sequence genome:
- the LOC101218211 gene encoding putative ribosomal large subunit pseudouridine synthase SVR1, chloroplastic yields MVSLASSSLLLLSKPSLIFNPIRAIPRISCSLSSNSKPNASSSSSSSLEFNITFAPPKPKPKSEVEDPFQFIDRNSGGQLFIPWIVRGEDGNLKLQSHPPTRFLHSVSEDETKPKKKKVSAGKPITEPPKHSKAARRFYNENIRESSQRLSKVLAAAGVASRRSSEELIFGGRVTVNGSVCNTPQTRVDPARDIIYVNGNRLPKKLPPKVYLALNKPKGYICSSGKKESKSVISLFDDYLKSWDKTYPGQPKPRLFTVGRLDVATTGLIIVTNDGDFAQGISHPSSGLSKEYIAAIDGTVSKQNLIAISEGTIIDGVHCTPDSVELLPRQPDISKSRLRIVVHEGRNHEVRELVKAAGLEIYSLKRVRIGGFRLPSDLGLGSYTELKQSELKAIGWKS; encoded by the exons ATGGTTTCATTAGCATCTTCTTCACTCTTACTTCTCTCAAAACCTTCGTTAATCTTCAACCCCATTCGCGCCATTCCTCGCATTTCATGTTCACTTTCATCCAATTCCAAACCCAACGCCtcctcttcatcttcatcttcattgGAGTTCAACATCACATTCGCTCCCCCGAAACCCAAGCCCAAATCCGAAGTTGAAGACCCTTTTCAGTTCATCGATCGAAATTCCGGCGGTCAGCTCTTCATTCCGTGGATAGTTCGCGGCGAAGATGGGAACCTCAAGCTCCAGTCTCATCCTCCTACACGGTTCCTTCATTCCGTGTCGGAGGATGAAACCAAgcccaagaagaagaaggtttcTGCTGGTAAACCCATAACTGAACCCCCTAAGCATTCGAAGGCTGCGCGAAGGTTTTATAATGAGAACATTAGGGAGTCGTCGCAGCGTCTGAGTAAAGTTCTTGCTGCCGCTGGAG tGGCATCAAGACGGAGTAGTGAAGAGCTTATATTTGGAGGCCGCGTTACTGTTAATGGTTCTGTTTGCAATACTCCTCAG ACTCGGGTTGATCCTGCAAGAGACATTATTTACGTGAATGGTAATAGGCTTCCTAAGAAACTACCTCCAAAAGTTTATCTAGCTCTGAACAAGCCAAAAGG GTATATTTGTTCATCTGGGAAAAAAGAGTCAAAGTCTGTGATAAGTCTATTTGATGATTATTTGAAGAGTTGG GATAAAACATATCCAGGGCAACCCAAACCACGGCTCTTTACAGTTGGCAGACTTGATGTTGCAACGACTGGGTTGATTATAGTGACAAATGATG gaGATTTTGCTCAAGGTATCTCACATCCTTCATCTGGTTTATCGAAGGA ATACATTGCAGCAATAGATGGCACTGTTAGTAAGCAGAACCTGATAGCAATTAGTGAGGGAACAATAATTGATGGCGTCCATTGCACACCGGATTCCGTGGAGTTGCTACCACGGCAGCCAGATATATCAAAGTCTCGTCTGCGTATCGTG GTACATGAAGGAAGGAACCATGAAGTTAGGGAACTCGTAAAAGCTGCTGGTTTAGAG ATCTATTCATTAAAGCGTGTAAGGATCGGAGGCTTCAGACTTCCATCAGATTTGGG GCTTGGAAGTTACACTGAACTAAAGCAAAGTGAACTGAAGGCAATTGGTTGGAAAAGTTGA